The genomic stretch ATCCGTATCACCATTCATCAAAAGCACTTCAACCATGAAACCATGTTCTGTCAGTCTATTCTGAAGACCCTCCACGGAATAGATCCGCACATGATCCTCCTGCCCGAAGTTAATCAGTCTATCCTCTCGAGCAATTATCGATTGATCTTCAAACATTTTTTCGCGGAACGGCGTCTGTATGAGACAACAACCACCTGGTTTCAATATTCGAAAGAGCTCCATCATAGCTTTTTTGTCTTCTTCAATATGTTCCAGAATATGGTAACAGATAATCCTATCATACGCATTATCCGATTCATCAATATCAGTGATATCAATACACTTATCTGCCATGAATTCTCCGGCATAATCCGTAGTTGAATATTCAATATTCGATTTCGACTCATATTCTCTCCTGATTGCCCCGGATGGTGAAAAATGAAGAATCTTCTCTCCGGGATTCACTTCGTTCTCAAGAAGCATGTAAAGCCTTCTGGCTCTTGATGAACTGCCGCATCTGGGACA from Candidatus Aegiribacteria sp. encodes the following:
- a CDS encoding methyltransferase domain-containing protein; this encodes MYNLIKGIVRRVIPAGLLAKHEYPLRSIIAIRYRGKRYRCNICGYGLRAFVRFNDEELLCPRCGSSSRARRLYMLLENEVNPGEKILHFSPSGAIRREYESKSNIEYSTTDYAGEFMADKCIDITDIDESDNAYDRIICYHILEHIEEDKKAMMELFRILKPGGCCLIQTPFREKMFEDQSIIAREDRLINFGQEDHVRIYSVEGLQNRLTEHGFMVEVLLMNGDTDEYYGLYPGEYILKACKP